The Lycium barbarum isolate Lr01 chromosome 4, ASM1917538v2, whole genome shotgun sequence nucleotide sequence CGACATAATTCAAAACATGAGAATCAAATCATCAAAATTTTGAAGTTGATATAAAAAGAACTATAAATCACAATCCCTTATGATTAAAAACACTTAATAAAGTGTTTGAAAAATATCATCAaaaataacatacccagtgtaatcccattaTTTGAAATCATCATACCATAAAAATTCTCAAATGGCCAAACCTTAATCGAAGAAATCTTTATTTTTACTGAGTTTAATATATTTAGTCCATTTTACTCAATAATTGTGTTACTGGGCCGCGGGCCCTCTGATATTGGGCAGATTTCAGGGAGTCGCCTGCCAGTTTAGCCCAGTTAGAATTTTGCTAAGTACGAGTCCAtaatgggcaatttgcaggattacctTTCGCtgggagtggtctttaatttttacccctcaaaatggtggtctttaaattttgcccttcaggcaTTACATGGcacaggcagaatttgcatgggcagaaatTTTGCCtgtgcccatgcaaattctgccttaaggaccaactaggcagaatttgcatggcagatttgaaaaattctgccttgcgattttttatttattttttactgagctggggttcgaacccacaacctcagggtgttaggcgaggggcaaaacttaaagaccacaatttgaagggcaaaaattaaagaccaccccaaatgaagggcaatccgcgcaacaAAAAAAGGTCCATAATAGATCTAGCAAATCATTGGGAAATTTGCACGATTGTGCTCATTCGGGGGttgtctttattttttttcccctcaaattgttggtctttagtttttgtccttcgcttaaaaaccCATGGATTCTGGGTTTgaatccccgctcagtcaaaaattaaaaaatattcgcaaggcagaatttgccaGCAAAACTCTACCTAGGCAGAGTTTTCTACATTATAACGTTGAGTTTGCCTTAAGGCTGCAAATTCTCCcttataaggcagagtttgccttcAAGCATAAGGCAAACTCAGAGTTTGAattcaaaactctgtcttgcgatttttttttaaagttttgacTTAGCAGGGGTTCGATTCCGGAACCCATGAGTTTTTAGGCGaaagccaaaaattaaagacaaacaatttgagggtaaaaattaaagcccagtgcctttgaagggaaatccgcgcAAAATACAATTGCAAATCATTGAGGTAGAAATTCCATTGGCAAGAGCCTAAGACAAGCTTAATTGATGGCTCCAAAATGTTAAAATAGGCCCAATGGGCCTCATGCGAATTTCGCATAATTGATCTAGAAGTGAAAGATTGTTGTAGATTGAGGATCAATGTTCCGAAGCAAAATTTTGAATTCTCTTTGTGAAAATTTTGGATCTTCCACTGAGTGGTGGAGTGAAATAAGCTCGAATAAAGAGATATAGAACTCGGAATATATTCAAATAtcaattatatgctaagttttgTATAGAAAAAACCGGAAGAATAAACTGTCGAAACTGACCGAAATCAAATTAATTAGTCCGACTGATCTGTATATAAACAATACCCCAATAGATATGTGGGATGTGTATATGTATTACAAATCTTAACTATGTATATTAAACAAAGGATAGTTAATGTAAAATCATTTCTTCGAAAGAGAGTAGAACGTCCAAAGATCACTCATCAAGAAGATCGCTCATCAATAATAAAAAGCCGTCATTCTTTTAACTCCAATAAGTGAGCATCATTAAATTGACTTTACCAAACACCTTACAATAAGAACTTTCTAACTTATCCGCGGGCAAATAAGTGGATCAGAGTGTACTTGTAATATGAACAGAATCTTCCATGTTCAATAAGGTCCATTGAAAAAACCAAAGGAAGTTGTAAGATTTAATTTGTCACAATTCATGCTATCTTTTCTTAGGATCACACAATTTGGGAAAACGAAAGAAAATAATGAGAAATATGAAGACCATAAGAAGACTATTACTAAAAAATATAATAAGTAAAAATAAAAGCACatcacataaaattaaaacaagaATCATAGTGTTACATTGTGGACTTTGACCGCTATTTTTCCACACTCTTGGCTGGCTCATATCTGTCCCCTACTCTAGTGCTACTCTTTTCCTTTAGAAAAATTCCATATTCTACTTTTTGCTACTTTTCTTCAGAATTTTCACATATTGATGTAACCATTTGTATTCAGCATTCGTTGCCCGCCTAATTTTTATTCGTGTTGCATAGGATTCATTTAAGAAGAAAACGCTACCGGCAGAGGATTTAATTGGATTCATTCAAGAAGGAAACGCTACCTGTAGaggatttaattatttttaaaacttaAATCCAAGACGTCTAATTAAGGACAGAAGAATGACACCCATCCCACCATACCCTTCCGTCATTTTTAAGATCTTTTATTAAGACTTGTTGCCCCATATCACTCTCTTCTTTTGGTTGGGACATTTTTGTTTCCTTTTCATAGTACTGTGGACCCTCCCTAGGTAGATGtaagcccgtcaaccggtccGAACCGGCAACCGATTATAAAATCGGCCGGTTTTCGATCTAAAAATCGAAACCTGACACCGGTTTTCGGTCTAAAAATCGGAACCTGACACCGGtttcggtttaaccggttccggtttaccggtttgaaaccccaaaccggaaccggtccggttcaaaacgTCCAaaacctcttcttcttttttttgtatagtatatgtatattatagtatttattagtatattgtaggtatatttacatatgttatataagtttatatatatataacttatatatatatatatatatatatatatgtaagttatatataacttatataaatatatgtatattcttagtatattcttAAGTAAGATGTatcatgtatattataagtatattcttagtatattttaggtatattcctaacttaatatatgtaaaaatatgaacacaagtaaatagaagaaagctcaatgagctatatattttattcattcttggataacatttatttgcaagttgtagtttttttaacttgcaaataatacatgagttgcaaagaaatagtagaataataaaatcaccaattctcaatcatttggttaatttcccccatatcataatcggccatggagatatcttcaaagtcttccatttggtccggtccacttgctatcaaatcttcaatctcttcctcttcgccttcctccgcttctaagttctggttgcgtcgctccgatctaatccaatcacgaatgcacactagtacttgcaagctaaagccggataatgagtgtctatggtctccaatttgttgtcttccctggctaaatgcactctctgaagccacggttgatacttgaaccgtaaggatatctcgagccattcttgagagtatcggatgacttgccttgtatttcttccaccatgctaagacgtccagctcatctagttccttgatatccacatttggctgcatcaaataaaagtgatattcatcaaagtttgcattacaagaaggagttggatgtgaatgtaaaacttttaaacccgacaagccctttttgctactttaagaagtagtagggcgtggagcaacgggtgtagcatgttcttccaaactagaataatgagtaaaaacttttctaaactcatcatcaatagcggtttcggcttcagctaaagatggttgaactccctcttcaacttctaaaaatgtataaatttgaccgaccaatgctttagtataagacacttttaaacaaggatttaaaagagaacccaaaataaataaagttgggatggaaaaaaaatagttcttaaattttgttgtcatatcaaaaatagtcGCTTGATAACCTGGTTTATATTTAtattcttgtaaaactctagttatttctgctaagtaggctaaaatttcggttaccgtgtgatagaattgtctagaaaaagcaagagttgcattataaaaaatttctaagagttcaacacattccttaacatcttccaaattcgtaaaatttaaccaatcatcactattaatattatatttgttgtgaacttgttgtatgggaatcctatactcatatgcttgttgtagcataatgtaagtgtagttccacctagtctcaaattctcctaggtctaaggttattttccacacaagcattcttaaaatctctaattcttcccctattagcattacaaaaaagaaatgcAACCgcgtctctaactttttgaatagaatcgtcaaaacgcataagaccatctttaacaattaagtttaaaatgtgacaactacatcttacatgaaaaatatttcttagcgaagggtttagttctctttttaaaagaccaatcgcctttgtattattagaagcattatctaaagcaatacaaagtgtttttctataaatgttaaaaaatctcataatagtagacattgaatccgctaaaaaattttcatcgtgacgaccttttccttcatcatataaaaaagctataattctttttggcataacccagttgtcataaacccaatgacatgtaatagcaaaaaaatctaacttgttaagactaagacccaaatcagcggtaagagaaacattacaatttaaagaattaaatacatggcgcaaataaaatctatattttttatacaaatctataacatccgctctacaagtacttctaggaatatcctcaaataacggattataacaacgttgaatgtaagtaacaaaccccaaacccgaaggaaaggaaaatggtaaacaatcataagctaccattttagcggttgacttacgagttctaggcggtttgtcttgtgtatgtgattgtgcaggacatgtatctcctatgggattttcggggggttgtgtttcatcatcatcattatcatcatcaatttcattataagtatcggtataatgttgttgcattgcctcatgacctaaaagtggattatttccaccaatatcaatacctaaattaggtgtttcttccacaaatgtttcctcattaagcccacgcctaacaataccactactaccggcaccgcttctaaatctcttcgccattattaaatagaattaatttaaatcacaagaaaatgaattgcagcaaattaaattgcgtaaattaaattgcgaaaaataaagatagagttggaacgaaggtaccaaattgtcgGACTAATTTCCagcaaagtgaaggcggctacaattgcaaatccaccaaagctacttcggattgttgcaaaatcaccaactccaccaacaatattataattgcaaattaataattgaaactataataagactttataatatttatttgagagaaatttaaatatttatttgagagaaatttaaagtggctaattgttgcaaagtaactataattgagagattgaaatttgagagaaagagaagagtgaattggtgtggatttaggaaatggagaggggtttatataggggtgggagatgggttaaagtgttaaaaaaagttTGGGAGGCTTGGGGGGAaaaaaacactactaaaaaatcaactaaaattttATCTCATTATATAGTGGCGGATTAGCAACGAAAACTGAGTTTCGTTACTAATAATTAGCGCGAATTTTTGGCGCCTTAAATTTCACTACAGATTTAGCAACAGAAGAGGcgcgacaaattttatttttaattagcgACGGATTCAGCAACGAAATATCCGTCACTAGGCCTTTAATTTTtctacaaaaaaatatatatttgcagcAACGGAATATTTTGTCGCaatattaattattaaaagaAATGAATGTATTATTTAGCGACGGAATATAAAATCCGTCGCTATTCCGTAgttaaatgtaaaaaaaaaaaaaagatatcttcTAGCGAGGGtacacattatttcatttccaaacACAGCAGCCAACACGGATAGAGAGATAGACTGTGCGAAATTGCTaacatagagagagagagcacaacatagatcaaaataatgtgaatctagggtttctattgtgtttttctcttcttctactgcaacttttatctaaaggaaaggtatgttttgatttttctatgttttatgggcagtttctttcttctttatctcCTTCTTTGTATTTTTTGACATTAAATCTATCTGTGTTTTCTTGCTTATTATCTAAAGGACAGAGTGTCTTTAAGTATTTTTTTGGGCTAAAATCGAAGTTGGGTGTGTTGAAAACTGTtgggtttataatttatttgaaggttaagtgttgggaatctctatttcggccaaaatctgatgaaaatggaaattcgacctttgtttgtgctaaatcttgtaggataatattatttggtggttaaagtttgttttaattcgttgcatgtcgagaaaaagcttgaagaactcaacattctttatattctgtgatttgaaatcagtgttagtgaactggatttcttactcgattttttttgtttcagtttgtcattttttttaactaaaaggtGAATGATATTTTCTGTTTCAATAAGTTATTTCAGCTTGTTCTTCTCTCTTAGCAGCATTCTCATTAGCAAAATGTATCGTTTTGTAGCAAATCTTGCTTCCAAAGCCAGGTAATATTCACATTTTATAACTTGGATTTTTCTGTTAGAAAAATGTATTCTTTATTACTTTTAAGAAATACccattttcttgtttttcttttttgtgttAGAAAAATGTAATCTTTATTACTTTTAACAAATACCCATTTTCTTGTTTTGTACAGAGTGGCAAGAACCAACACCCAACAAGTGAGTACTATTTTGcaagatacttttttttttttttgatatagaTCAAGAAGAGCTGTATTTTGGATTGTCTGTTTATAAATGGTTTTTGTTGCAGATTGGTGGAAGGTTAAATTGGAGTAGAAGTTATGCTGCAAAGGATATTAGATTTGGTGTTGAAGCTCGAGCTGCAATGCTTCAAGGTATTGAAGAACTTGCTGATGCTGTTAAAGTCACTATGGGTCCAAAGGTGAATTTTTTATCAACCCCATTAGTCAATACACTCTGTTTGTTACATAGATtgtttatatatttatatgtaaacAATTCAACCCCATTAGTGAATACACACTGTTTGTTACATAGATTGTTCATATATTTATATGTAAACAATGTTTAGTATaaaatattgtgacttatagtacttgaAATGTTACTGCATCTTTAGAAGCTGAAATAAGTGTCAGGTTGCTGATTGTTTTTTAGGCAAGCAACTGCTATAGTGGAGACATATTTTGTGCCTTACTTTGCTATTTGATGAACTGCTACTACATTTGAATGAGTTTTGTATCTGCACTTTGAGAGTTGTTTACTGTGTTTGAATGATTGCATTTACAACAAACATATGTGGTCTTTGAGATAGAAACTCCTATACTTGATTGGTGCCTACTTTTGCCAAACAAGAATTGATGCTACATTGCGAAAATCCTGAATAAATATTGCTGCACTTTTACTCATTTTGCTGTTGTATGTTGGGGTAAAATTGTTGCTCTTAATATATAGTTGTGCATTTGATAGAAGCTGTTAcacttgacatgattgttgtctTTTAGAAGGCAAAGAAATGACTGCATTTTGTTAAAATACAGAAGATGATATACTTTTTTTAAATGACATTTATTGAGACTGCAAGATCTGCGTAGTTCCTAGATCTCCTTCCGTCATTTTGTTATTAAAATGTTCATGCTGTATTGTGGAGAACTAGTATGATTACTTGAGATAAGACGATTACTCATGTCAAAATTCAATTATTATTGACAAAACGGTGAGAATGATTTCTGCTGAGTCTATTTGGGGCGTTTCGGCAATTCTTGCTCTTTTTGTATTGTAGCTATGTGTGCAGGCATAGATTGACATCATGCCAAGTTTATGTTTCTGTGCTTTACTGATTCTACTTGCGGAGTATAATATGCCCTTTGCTATTTGGTGATTTGTAACACTATGAAGTTGTAGTTGCAAGACTATAGCAGCCAACCGATAATTAATGATTCTAGCACTTTCTTGTTGGACAGGTGGTGTAGAGTATTATTTTCTCCCTTGGAATATGGAAACTGAAGCTTCTTTTGGTATTTGTAATTTCTTAAGGCAATTCAGCAGTTCCACTGCTGCTAGAAAAGTTGATTTTACAGACCTTACATAAGAATTGTATCTCATTTCTTGTTTACTGCATGAAAGAATATAGGAACCTTTTTGTTTGTACAtattaaaagataaaaaaaaaagtatatcatCTACTGTTGTACTATGATTTTTCTACTGTAATCGATTTCAAATTGCAGTCATCCACATAAATGGTATCCGCAAATTGCAGTCATATTTATGCATTGGAGGTGATTTTCTTTAGCATCATTGTGGTTAGTCTTTGTGTATCTTTTATTATATGGATACTCCATATTAATGGACTAATTTTTTCGTCCTGTTTCTAATGTCCGTAAGAAGATTTTGACCTGATGAATGTTGAAGGAGTTACAATAGGGAATGTGGCAAGCCATCTccaggtatatttatatatattttcatatgtttcctttaatcTGCTTTATATTTTTACAaatggtatatatgtatgctttTTGTTACTGCTCAGATATATGTATGCTTAGATATATGTATGCTTTTGTTACAAATGGGATATAAAGCTGCATTGCTGTTGATGTTCTATGTTGTTACTGGTGTGCTTTTAGTACAGTATTTTTAGCATTTTTGTACTGCTAATGCTAATGAAATGCAGTGCAAAAATGctagtttttcagcatttctacactgcgttttcagcatttctgcactgcgtttcaaCATTTCTGCAcaattttcagcatttctgcacagcgtttcagcgtttcagcatttctgcaatgcgtttcagcatttctgcacagtttttcagcatctctgcactgcgtttcagcatttctgcacagtttttcagcatttctgcactgcgtttcagcatttctgcacaacgtttcagcatttctgcacagtttttcagcatttTTGCACTgcgttttcagcatttctgcactgcgtttcagcatttctgaaATGCAGTGCAAAAATGCTAAAAATACTGTACTAAAATGCTGGAACTTAgtacagaaatgctgaaaaacctaTGCAGAAATGCGAAAAATAcagtgcaaaaatacaaatatgcAGTGCAGAAAAAAATCACTGCTGAAGCACAACACTAACAAAATACTGAAACGCAGTTTAGAAAatcgtgcagaaatgctgaaatgcagtgcagaaatgctgaaaacgcagtgcagaaatgctgaaaaactgtgcagaaatgctgaaacgctgaaaaattgtgcagaaatgctgaaacgcagtgcagaaatgctgaaaaattgtgcagaaatgctgaaaaacagttcagaaatgctgaaacgctgtgcagaaatgctgaaaaattgtgcagaaatgctgaaaaactgtgcagaaatgcAGACCATATCTCACCATATCTCCAATAGTTCCTTTGGAGGATCACAAGATCTTCAAATTATTGAGAAGTGCTATCCCATGCAGAAAAGTATATTCTTGACGTTGACAAATGAGCAGGTTTATTCTTAACTTTCTAATATATAGGTGTTGATCGTGTTCGTTTCCTTTGAACTTGAATGCCAATAAAGATGGCTGAATACAATCTATGAATTACCAATGTCGTTTCATGGTTTTCAATTACTGTTTATTAACTTGTCTATAAGAATGATTTGCTTGGAATAAGAAATACGTTTTAGTATGAAAATTGCAATGTAAATTGGCTACTTCGATTGAGTCTTTGTATATGTAAAACCATTATTCTAAGAAGTTACATTTTGCATAACTTGAGGGCTTATCGAAATCCCTAATTTGCTGCTAAACTTGAAATGGAGTGACTGCTGCCTGCTGTTGGTTTTTCGAGCCACATTTGGAGTTGGGTTTGTTGGTAAGAAACTGCTGCATTTTGGATCATTTGGCTGCTGAACTTCAGGTAAGCTATTACTGCATATTTTTGGTTAACCGTTACTGCAATTGGAGCCTTATCAGTGTTAAATGGGCAGGCAGTAGTTGCCACATTCTGTTGTATAAAACACTGTAAGGATCAAGGGTGCTATGTTGTTACATCTCCTTGTCAAGGTGTACTGTCTTAAAGGCTGTTGTGGCACTTTTAAATTCATTGTTGGGACAACCTTGAGATAATTTTGAGTGTTGTTGCACTGAAAACATATTGCTGCACTTGGTTTCTATTTTGAGAACTAAG carries:
- the LOC132638800 gene encoding uncharacterized protein LOC132638800, giving the protein MIFSVSISYFSLFFSLSSILISKMYRFVANLASKARVARTNTQQIGGRLNWSRSYAAKDIRFGVEARAAMLQGIEELADAVKVTMGPKVNFLSTPLVNTLCLLHRLFIYLYVNNSTPLVNTHCLLHRLFIYLYVNNV